A window of Drosophila miranda strain MSH22 chromosome Y unlocalized genomic scaffold, D.miranda_PacBio2.1 Contig_Y35_pilon, whole genome shotgun sequence contains these coding sequences:
- the LOC117194302 gene encoding calcium release-activated calcium channel protein 1-like: MAALRNIPKNTVAMVEVQLDPDTKVPPGMLVAFAICTTMLVAVHMLALMISTCILPNIEVVCNLHSISLVHESPHERLHWYIETAWAFSTLLGLILFLLEIAILCWVKFYDLSPPAAWSACVVLIPVMIIFLAFAIHFYRSLVTHMYEVTVSGIRELEILKEQMEQDHLEHHNNHAAGDIV; the protein is encoded by the coding sequence GTGGCGATGGTGGAGGTGCAGCTGGACCCCGACACAAAGGTTCCGCCCGGAATGCTAGTGGCGTTTGCGATCTGCACCACTATGCTGGTGGCCGTGCATATGCTGGCTTTGATGATTAGCACCTGCATCCTGCCGAACATCGAGGTAGTGTGCAACCTGCACAGCATCTCCCTGGTGCACGAGTCGCCGCACGAGCGCCTGCACTGGTACATTGAGACGGCGTGGGCATTTTCGACGCTGCTGGGGTTGATCCTATTCCTGCTGGAGATAGCCATACTGTGCTGGGTAAAGTTCTATGATCTGAGCCCGCCGGCGGCCTGGTCGGCCTGCGTGGTGCTGATACCCGTGATGATTATCTTCCTGGCTTTCGCCATACACTTCTATCGGTCTCTGGTGACGCACATGTACGAGGTGACGGTCTCCGGCATACGGGAGCTGGAGATCCTCAAGGAGCAGATGGAACAGGATCACCTCGAGCACCATAACAACCATGCCGCCGGCGACATCGTTTAG